The DNA window GGTGATATGGAAAGGCTTTAGTAAAGCTTTCCCTTGAATACAGCAAAGTGACGGAATGATCAAATcctcattacaaaaaaaaacacacaccaggATTATCAATGCAAACAAGCTGAAGTTGTCCAATTTATAAAAGCGCTGCTGACGGAAAACTCTCTTgagaaactgatgaaattgCAACACTGCCGCTGCGCTTGAGGTGATTACAAATAAAGCCCATATCCACCATGATGAGGCGGTCTGGCCACCGGAGAACCTCCCTCTTTGATCCACCATCAGTTACAATTGTAATCATTCTCAGTGTCTTCTGTGCAATTCAAATGATTCTCCAGTTCCTGAACTACGGATTCCCTTCCCATCTGATCGTTTCTCCTCTTTTCCATGATCAGATCCTCCAAACTCTGAAAGTCCAGAACGTGACTTTTCTTCTCCGACAGCTGCAGCTTCATCTTGTAGGGCTGCTTGCCGATTCGTATCTCGCCTCCCGTCTTAAACTCGCGCTTGCCGAACCTGCACCAGGCAGCGAAGCACTCGGAGTTCTTCCAGCAAACGTCTCGCTCTTTCGCCCCCACTTGCTCCGTGGCGTTCTGCACCACGACATCCGGGCTCAGCGCGCGAAACTTATACAGCTCGTTCACAATTCTGCCCCTTTTGCCCTGACCGGCATCGAACAGAAATTCGCATTTAATCTCGTTTCTGTGCAAATGAACCACCTGTAGGTCGCCGACGCACACTGCCCAGTGCGGGTACTGCCCGAGAGCCACGAACTCCACCAGGTCGCCGGGTTTGCACTTACTCGCCAAGTTTTCACACGACAGGGTTCCCACTTCACCGAACCTGCTATTCCTCTCGTATATGCACTCGTCGCGATAATACACCGCGCTTTCTAATTCGTTGCGGCAGTCGTAGTGTTTGACGTCTTCCTTCTCGCTCTCGTCGATGTTCTCCTCTTGCTCGTCGTCGTCCGCGGAGAAAATATAAGACACGCCGATCCGCGGAGCGTCGTCCTCCAGGTCCAATCCGTTAGGGTCGGTCGTGGGTAATTCATTGTAATTCAAATGGGTAAGTTTCTCCACTTGATTGCCCATAACAGAAACTCGCGTGAACAGTTTCGCGTCCCACCTGTGTTGGTCGCGGAGGGGAGATTTCAAAAACGCGACACGTAATCCGGCTTTGGAGCCCAGTTCGGGTCTAAGTCCATGTCTCCTTTTTATCGGCGAATAATTGCTGTTTAGAACAAGTGTGCGATGTGCGTTTTGGCGTATCATACAGCTGTCCGGAGGGTCCGCCAGCCGTCAGACAGCGCCGGGTTTCAGGCTCCGCTCCGAACAGGTGCGTCTCACCTGCTCACTTCCTGCTGCGAGCGGCAGACGGGGGAAGCCCATCGGGCGCAGCGGTGAACCCGCGGGGAGTCCTGCGGTAACGTCTCCAAGAAAGAAATGCACTTTTGATGAGTTACTTCCAACCTTTCCGAGTAATGGATGGCGTCCGCGGCTCTTTGAAGTTCTGGCGGAGGCAGCAACAGCGCTCTGTGTGAAATAGTAGCGAGCACGGCAATGTTTACACAAGGCACGGTCAGTTAAAGGGACAGCGCACATTTAGACTCACTCGGTAAGATAAATTCGCTCACAGTCTAAAGTTTAAAGATTGTCTTTCTGACTAGAGGCTAATAGTCTATATTTGCCTGCTTTATTTCGAGGTGTCAATTAACTGGTTTTTATTGACTTGGGGTTCCATGTGACATATCTGAACTTTAAACTCACACATGTTGACATTTTCAGGCGTCGTGATG is part of the Puntigrus tetrazona isolate hp1 chromosome 16, ASM1883169v1, whole genome shotgun sequence genome and encodes:
- the lratd2b gene encoding protein LRATD2, whose product is MIRQNAHRTLVLNSNYSPIKRRHGLRPELGSKAGLRVAFLKSPLRDQHRWDAKLFTRVSVMGNQVEKLTHLNYNELPTTDPNGLDLEDDAPRIGVSYIFSADDDEQEENIDESEKEDVKHYDCRNELESAVYYRDECIYERNSRFGEVGTLSCENLASKCKPGDLVEFVALGQYPHWAVCVGDLQVVHLHRNEIKCEFLFDAGQGKRGRIVNELYKFRALSPDVVVQNATEQVGAKERDVCWKNSECFAAWCRFGKREFKTGGEIRIGKQPYKMKLQLSEKKSHVLDFQSLEDLIMEKRRNDQMGRESVVQELENHLNCTEDTENDYNCN